A single window of Castor canadensis chromosome 3, mCasCan1.hap1v2, whole genome shotgun sequence DNA harbors:
- the Rnase9 gene encoding inactive ribonuclease-like protein 9, with protein MRTLVTKYLLPLLLLLLLPVQPQTHWKERFPGATEDFLDYLEDIYSSGPTRPPTKAKFIEKVIANKQRKITDGDYCNDEIKYKNVHYKLGCVQSHYFINTTYEVLQNVCTTHPEVPCKNGIRRCRASSFLIKAVYCMLTSGTRMPECYYDSFERNGYVLMTCRWHNETREFLPDHIQDVIQP; from the coding sequence ATGAGGACTCTGGTCACCAAGTACCTGCTTCctctgttgttgctgctgctgctgccagtgCAGCCTCAAACCCATTGGAAGGAGAGATTCCCAGGAGCAACTGAAGACTTTTTAGATTATTTGGAAGATATTTATAGTTCAGGGCCTACCAGACCACCTACCAAAGCCAAATTCATAGAAAAGGTCATTGctaataagcagagaaaaataacCGATGGGGATTATTGTAATGATGAAATTAAGTACAAAAATGTTCACTATAAGCTTGGTTGTGTGCAAAGCCACTACTTCATCAATACAACATATGAAGTTTTGCAGAACGTCTGCACCACTCACCCTGAGGTGCCATGCAAGAATGGAATTAGAAGGTGTAGGGCAAGCAGCTTCTTAATAAAGGCAGTATATTGTATGTTAACATCAGGAACAAGGATGCCAGAATGCTACTATgacagttttgaaaggaacgGTTATGTCCTTATGACTTGTCGATGGCACAATGAAACCCGAGAATTTCTTCCTGACCATATACAAGATGTAATACAACCCTAA